GACAGCATTGTTGACCATTTCGCTGAACGCGTACTCGGCAGCTCCCCAACAGTTGACCGAGACTCGCTCCGAAAGGTAAAGGCGCTCGGCAGCGTCCTGCCACAGGACGTGTTCCTCGAGCCCCGACGGCGCTCTGTCCTGAAGGAGATCTGGAGGCGCCCGGCGGTCGGAGCCCGGGAGAGACCGCCGGGTCAGGGCTTCTCGCACCCGAGCCAGATCGAACAAGCGGTGGCCGCCAGTCGTTCGGGTGTAGGGGATGCTCCCGTCGTCGGCCAGCTGGCGGACGCGCGACGGCGAGACACCGAGCTCGCGGGCAACCGCGCCGATGCGTACAAGTTCTTCTGTCCCCATGAGCAGAATCTACACTCGGCGCTGTAGATTCACTGCCCGCCACGCTCAAGAATCTCCTGAAACCTCTACCTTGACGTCGCGGTCAGGACGAGGCGGCCCGGACCGCGCCGCTCGCCGGCGCGCAGGACGTCTCCCCGTATAGGCGGGCATTCCGACTCGGCCACGAGCCCGCGAAGCCGCGGCCGGCCGGGGTGCTGCTGCCGAGTCCGCCATGGCAGAACCCTTGCAGACCGGTGGGTCAGCGGCCGGCGTCGATCAGCGGCGGCCCGCCGGCGTCGTACGAGGCGCGACGGCGGCCGGCGCGAGATCTACCGGTGAACGACCGCCGGCACAGTGACGCTGCGGCGACGACTGTGGCTCCCACCCCGGACGACCGCGACATCCTCCGCCTCGTCCCTACCGTGGATGCGCGGCCCGATCACAGCGAGGCGGCGAAGGTGCGCAACTCGGCGTTGAAGCGGTCCGGGTCTTCCCAGAACGGCGCATGCCCGACGTGGGGATAGTACGAGGTCCGCGCGTGCGGGATGATGCTCGCATTGTGGCGTCCCATGGCCGGCAGGATGACCTCGTCCTCGAGCCCGTGGGTGATCAGGGCGGGTATACGAAGCCCGGCGAGCAGGCCGTCGTACTCGAGCGTCCGGTTCAGCAGTCCTTGCCGGACGCGTGGCGGTGCGGTGGCGGCGGTTCCCAGGACGATGTAGGAATCCTCGGGGGTCAGGGGCTCGCGCGTGAGCAAGCGACCGAAGGTCCGCAGGGAGGTCACGCTCTCCTCCGCGTCGGTGGAGAAGAGGCCGGGAATGACGGCGAGGAACCGCGGCCCCAGGAAGGGCAGGACCGGCTCGCCGAGGCGGGAGACCGCTCCGACCAGATGAACTCCGCCGACCCGGTCCTCGCCGAAACGACTGAGATAGTCGCAGATCACAACGCCGCCGTACGACCAGCCACTCAGGATCGGCCGCTCCAGGTCCAGGGATCGGATCACCGCGGCCACGTCCTGCGCCCACAGGTCGGATTCCCCGTACGCGTCGGTGGGTCGGTCCGATTCCCCGTGACCGCGCAGGTCGAGAGCCACCAGCCTGAGGTCACGGGTGAGCTCTGAGTGCAGCTGGCGATTCCACGCGAGCCGGGACTGCGAGAGCCCGTGGATGAAGAGCACTGGCTGCCCCGACTGATTGCCGGTCTCCTCGACGTGCAGTTGCACGCCCCCGCCTCCGGTGACCTGATGAGTCCGGACGATGATGTCGTCGACCGTTTCGGTGATCGCCATGGTGTCCTCCTGCCGTTCTGCCGCCGACTATTCGACTCAGCCGGCGCTGTGGAACGACGCTATCGACCGCTCACCGGTAAGACATCTGGGAAATTCCCTAATAGCCGGCGGTAGAAGGCTGTGGGTATTGATCCCCATACGGCGGTACGGCGTCAGTCGGACTTGCTGCCGCCCATTCCGTGCTCGATCGCCCAGACGGCAATGCGGGTGCGGGACCGCAGGCCCAGCTTGGTCATGATGTGCTCGACGTGGCTGCCGACTGTCTTCTCCGTGATGATCAGCGCCGCGGAGATCTCCCGGTTCGAGAGACCGCGGGCGATCAATGCGGTCACTTCGCGTTCCCGCCGCGACAGGGCGGGTCCGGGTTCCGGAGGCGCCGCCGGCCGGACGCCCTGGCTGCCGGAGTCGTCGGCGAGGGCGAGTTCGACGGCCTGTTGCGACGACAGGACGCGACCCGCCGCCCAACCGGATTCCCACCCCGGCCCGCCGAGTGTCCGCCGGGTCGCCGCCATGTCGCGCTCCATCGCCGCCTGATCGGCGGGAGCCAGCGGCGCACCGATGTTCTCCAGGAGCGCCGCACTCGCGGCGAAGATCCGGGCCGCCCGGTCCGGCCGGCCCGCGGCCGTCCCGCCGAGCCCGGCCAAGCACTCCGCTATTCCCTGGGCGTTACCCAGC
This DNA window, taken from Mycobacteriales bacterium, encodes the following:
- a CDS encoding alpha/beta hydrolase — encoded protein: MAITETVDDIIVRTHQVTGGGGVQLHVEETGNQSGQPVLFIHGLSQSRLAWNRQLHSELTRDLRLVALDLRGHGESDRPTDAYGESDLWAQDVAAVIRSLDLERPILSGWSYGGVVICDYLSRFGEDRVGGVHLVGAVSRLGEPVLPFLGPRFLAVIPGLFSTDAEESVTSLRTFGRLLTREPLTPEDSYIVLGTAATAPPRVRQGLLNRTLEYDGLLAGLRIPALITHGLEDEVILPAMGRHNASIIPHARTSYYPHVGHAPFWEDPDRFNAELRTFAASL